Proteins encoded in a region of the Bacteroidota bacterium genome:
- a CDS encoding SprB repeat-containing protein, with amino-acid sequence MPANTFRNCAIQQESLRSIVSSSNATCQNGEDGSATASGSGGTLPYSYLWMPGGATTASVNNLSPGTYTVEVLTMSDVLIMNNRNRF; translated from the coding sequence ATGCCAGCAAACACTTTCAGGAACTGTGCAATACAGCAGGAATCGTTGCGAAGTATAGTTTCATCAAGCAATGCAACTTGTCAGAATGGTGAAGATGGAAGTGCTACAGCAAGCGGTTCAGGTGGAACCCTACCGTATTCATACTTATGGATGCCGGGTGGTGCAACAACTGCAAGTGTAAACAACCTTTCACCGGGCACATACACAGTTGAAGTTTTGACTATGTCGGATGTCCTGATTATGAACAATCGTAATAGGTTTTGA
- a CDS encoding T9SS type A sorting domain-containing protein, whose translation MLITDGNSREAFDAIVITTTPCNPNRNTSQPIRNVGIYPNPSTGMIDINFGNETPGVVEINIIDAFGKTHFVSQENLKSNDTRKLNLKDLSSGIYFVKISFGNESQTIRLIKKCNNTFSL comes from the coding sequence GTGTTGATTACAGACGGAAATTCACGCGAAGCATTTGATGCCATTGTTATTACTACAACACCATGTAATCCGAACAGAAATACATCACAGCCAATCCGGAATGTTGGTATATATCCAAATCCTAGTACTGGTATGATCGATATCAATTTCGGAAATGAAACTCCGGGAGTTGTTGAAATAAACATTATTGATGCATTTGGAAAAACGCATTTTGTATCACAGGAAAATCTAAAATCAAATGACACTCGCAAACTTAACCTGAAAGATCTTTCTTCAGGAATTTATTTTGTTAAAATATCATTTGGAAATGAAAGTCAGACGATTCGACTGATAAAAAAGTGTAATAATACTTTTTCTCTGTAA